A region from the Paraburkholderia youngii genome encodes:
- the kdsD gene encoding arabinose 5-phosphate isomerase KdsD: MIAKINGDRALTLARDVLDIEADAVRALRDQLDGSFVGAVDFILGCRGRVVVSGIGKSGHIARKLAATLASTGTPAFFVHPAEASHGDLGMVTADDVFLALSNSGETEELMAILPLIKRIGAKLIAMTGRPGSSLAQLADVHLNSGVAKEACPMNLAPTASTTAALALGDALAVAVLDARGFGRDDFARSHPGGALGRRLLTYVRDVMRTGDQLPQVTPDATVSDALFQLTAKRMGMTSVVDHEGRVTGIFTDGDLRRVLERDGDFRQLPIGSVMTAGPRTIGPDQLAVEAVELMERYRINQMLVVDESGKLIGALNMHDLFSKKVI; this comes from the coding sequence ATGATAGCGAAAATCAATGGCGACAGGGCACTCACGCTTGCTCGCGACGTACTCGACATCGAAGCGGACGCCGTGCGCGCGCTTCGCGACCAGCTCGACGGCAGTTTTGTCGGCGCGGTCGATTTCATCCTGGGTTGCCGTGGGCGCGTGGTCGTCTCCGGCATCGGCAAATCCGGTCACATAGCCCGCAAGCTGGCGGCCACGCTGGCAAGCACCGGCACACCCGCGTTCTTCGTGCATCCGGCGGAAGCCAGTCACGGCGACCTCGGCATGGTCACCGCCGACGACGTCTTCCTCGCGCTGTCCAATTCTGGCGAAACCGAAGAGTTGATGGCAATCCTGCCGCTCATCAAGCGGATCGGCGCGAAGCTGATCGCGATGACGGGCCGCCCCGGCTCCAGCCTCGCGCAACTCGCGGACGTGCATCTGAATTCCGGCGTCGCGAAGGAAGCCTGTCCGATGAATCTCGCGCCCACCGCCAGCACCACCGCCGCGCTCGCGCTCGGCGACGCGCTGGCGGTCGCGGTGCTCGACGCGCGCGGCTTCGGCCGCGACGACTTCGCGCGCTCGCATCCGGGCGGCGCGCTCGGCCGACGCCTGCTTACCTATGTGCGCGACGTCATGCGCACCGGCGACCAGTTGCCGCAGGTCACACCCGACGCGACCGTCAGCGATGCCCTCTTCCAACTGACCGCAAAACGCATGGGCATGACCTCGGTCGTCGACCACGAAGGCCGTGTGACGGGCATCTTCACGGATGGCGACCTGCGCCGAGTGCTCGAACGCGACGGCGATTTTCGCCAGTTGCCGATCGGTTCGGTGATGACCGCGGGCCCGCGCACGATCGGGCCGGATCAACTCGCGGTCGAAGCCGTGGAACTGATGGAGCGCTATCGCATCAATCAGATGCTGGTCGTCGACGAATCGGGCAAGCTAATCGGCGCGCTCAACATGCACGACCTGTTTTCGAAGAAGGTGATCTGA
- a CDS encoding KdsC family phosphatase yields MAVAPPTATERASRVKLMIFDVDGVLTDGGLLFTAEGDTMKGFNSMDGHGMKLLRQAGIETAIITGRQSGIVAARVKELNITHVYQGVQDKPQAFADLLRQTGLTAEECGYMGDDWVDLAVMLRVGFAAAPANSHPEVIARAHWVSEARGGHGAAREVVDTLLRAQHKYEALLAAACSGEQRGLVG; encoded by the coding sequence ATGGCCGTTGCTCCTCCTACCGCTACCGAACGCGCAAGCCGCGTGAAGCTGATGATTTTCGACGTCGACGGCGTACTGACCGACGGCGGCCTGCTGTTCACGGCGGAAGGCGACACGATGAAAGGCTTCAACTCGATGGACGGCCACGGCATGAAGCTGCTGCGCCAGGCCGGCATCGAAACGGCCATCATCACCGGGCGCCAGTCCGGCATCGTGGCGGCGCGGGTGAAAGAATTGAACATCACGCACGTCTACCAGGGCGTGCAGGACAAGCCGCAGGCGTTCGCCGACCTGCTGCGGCAAACCGGCCTCACCGCCGAGGAATGCGGCTACATGGGCGACGACTGGGTCGATCTCGCGGTAATGCTGCGCGTCGGCTTCGCGGCTGCGCCGGCCAATTCGCATCCCGAAGTGATCGCGCGTGCGCATTGGGTCAGCGAGGCGCGCGGCGGCCACGGCGCGGCACGCGAAGTGGTCGATACGCTGCTGCGCGCGCAGCACAAATATGAAGCACTGCTTGCGGCGGCGTGCAGCGGCGAGCAACGGGGCCTCGTGGGATGA
- the lptC gene encoding LPS export ABC transporter periplasmic protein LptC, translated as MNQFRLTSLIPLIAMAALAGITWWLLQATLPRKTDNEVRPKEHTPDYFADNFSVSELDQSGATQYRLTAQSLIHYEDDEMSDLVKPAMRAFQPGKPIVTATGDTGTVNADASIVNLYQNARILRAPGGGDPQMQADSEHFRVLVNDDVIETEKPVKLQRGMSVMTASGMKYNNVTRFMQLFGNVRGAIAASDSGH; from the coding sequence ATGAACCAGTTTCGCCTGACTTCGCTGATCCCGCTCATCGCAATGGCGGCGCTCGCCGGCATCACGTGGTGGCTGCTGCAAGCCACGTTGCCGCGCAAGACCGACAACGAGGTGCGCCCGAAAGAGCACACGCCGGACTACTTCGCGGACAACTTCTCGGTGTCCGAGCTCGACCAGTCGGGCGCGACGCAGTACCGGCTGACCGCGCAGTCGCTGATCCATTACGAGGACGACGAAATGAGCGACCTCGTCAAACCGGCAATGCGCGCGTTCCAGCCCGGCAAGCCGATCGTCACCGCGACCGGCGATACCGGCACGGTCAACGCGGATGCGTCGATCGTCAATCTGTACCAGAACGCCCGCATCCTGCGCGCGCCCGGCGGCGGCGATCCGCAGATGCAGGCTGATTCCGAGCATTTCAGGGTCCTCGTCAACGACGATGTGATCGAGACTGAAAAGCCAGTTAAACTTCAGCGCGGCATGTCGGTGATGACTGCCAGCGGCATGAAATACAACAATGTCACCCGGTTTATGCAATTGTTCGGCAATGTAAGAGGCGCAATCGCCGCGTCCGATTCCGGCCACTAA
- the lptA gene encoding lipopolysaccharide transport periplasmic protein LptA, whose product MNESLPRFDTGRSRALSACRAALAALVVALPLVGFAPLAHADRADKDKPLNIEADNMTYDDLRQVSIFTGHVVATKGTILIKADRVEVSQDPQGYQFATGTSSGNNLSYFRQKREGLDEYIEGTAIRIDYDGKQDLTTLTTNATVRRLQSMTTLLDQVHGSVITYDGQNDFYTAKAGKDVAGPGNPTGRVRAMLSPRNAGAAPLTGASATLTPSNSIQGAPNQ is encoded by the coding sequence ATGAACGAATCGCTCCCCCGTTTTGATACCGGCCGTTCGCGCGCGCTGTCCGCGTGCCGCGCCGCACTCGCTGCGCTCGTCGTCGCGTTGCCGCTCGTCGGCTTCGCGCCGCTCGCGCACGCGGACCGCGCCGACAAGGACAAGCCGCTGAACATCGAAGCTGACAACATGACTTACGACGACCTGCGGCAGGTCAGCATCTTTACCGGCCACGTGGTGGCCACCAAAGGGACGATCCTGATCAAGGCCGATCGCGTCGAAGTGTCGCAAGACCCGCAGGGCTACCAGTTCGCGACCGGCACCTCGAGCGGCAACAATCTGTCGTATTTCCGCCAGAAGCGCGAAGGGCTCGATGAATACATCGAGGGTACGGCCATCCGTATCGATTACGACGGCAAGCAGGATCTGACCACGCTGACCACCAACGCGACGGTGCGCCGGCTGCAGAGCATGACGACGCTGCTCGATCAGGTGCACGGCAGCGTGATCACCTACGACGGCCAGAACGACTTCTACACCGCCAAGGCGGGCAAGGACGTCGCTGGTCCGGGCAACCCCACCGGCCGCGTGCGCGCGATGCTGTCGCCGCGCAATGCGGGCGCCGCGCCGCTGACCGGCGCGTCGGCCACGCTCACGCCGTCCAACTCCATTCAGGGAGCGCCGAACCAGTGA
- the lptB gene encoding LPS export ABC transporter ATP-binding protein translates to MTPLPHRKPAGTSSSLVVRNLKKRYGSRTVVKDVSLDVKSGEVVGLLGPNGAGKTTSFYMIVGLVPLDAGEIDLDGKSISLLPIHKRASLGLSYLPQEASVFRKLTVEQNIRAVLELQHDENGKRLGKDAITSRTEALLDELQIAHLRENPALSLSGGERRRVEIARALATNPSFILLDEPFAGVDPIAVLEIQKIVKFLKQRNIGVLITDHNVRETLGICDHAYIISDGSVLAAGAPSDIIENESVRRVYLGEHFRM, encoded by the coding sequence ATCACGCCGCTCCCCCATCGCAAGCCGGCCGGCACCAGCAGTTCGCTGGTCGTGCGTAATCTGAAGAAGCGCTATGGCTCGCGCACGGTCGTCAAGGACGTGTCGCTCGACGTGAAGAGCGGCGAAGTGGTCGGCCTGCTCGGCCCGAACGGTGCCGGCAAGACCACGTCGTTCTACATGATCGTCGGCCTCGTGCCGCTCGACGCCGGCGAAATCGATCTGGATGGCAAGTCGATCAGCCTTCTGCCCATTCACAAGCGCGCTTCGCTCGGCTTGTCGTATCTGCCGCAGGAAGCGTCGGTGTTCCGCAAGTTGACTGTCGAGCAGAATATTCGCGCGGTGCTGGAACTGCAGCATGACGAAAACGGCAAGCGCCTCGGCAAAGACGCGATCACGTCGCGCACCGAAGCGCTGCTCGACGAGCTTCAGATCGCGCATCTGCGTGAAAATCCGGCGCTGTCGCTGTCGGGCGGCGAGCGTCGTCGGGTTGAAATTGCGCGCGCGCTGGCAACCAATCCGAGCTTCATTCTGCTCGACGAACCGTTCGCCGGCGTCGACCCGATCGCGGTGCTGGAAATCCAGAAAATCGTCAAGTTCTTGAAGCAGCGCAATATCGGCGTCCTGATTACCGACCACAACGTGCGCGAAACGCTCGGTATCTGCGATCACGCGTACATCATCAGCGACGGCAGCGTGCTAGCCGCCGGCGCGCCTAGCGACATCATCGAAAACGAAAGCGTGCGGCGCGTCTATCTGGGCGAGCACTTCCGCATGTAA
- a CDS encoding RNA polymerase factor sigma-54 produces MKASLQLRLSQHLALTPQLQQSIRLLQLSTLELQQEVAMAISQNPLLENEDEWIASPLRVAADGSVIAQTPGSSAPADPMAGNGSASSEGSGERAESGEPQGVDEYNGLSGDGGGDTSQWNLDDYGRSGNASDDDDLPPLQIHESSTSLRDHLMAQLRVTQASQRDRALITFLIESLDDDGYLAATLEEVLADLPEELEVDVDELNAALALLHSFDPPGVGARSASECLKLQLLRLEPSPTRTLALDIVGHYLELLAARDFTRLRKHLKASDDDLRDAHVLIRSLEPFPGAAYGKAEADYVVPDIMVRKTAQGWQAELNPEVVPKLRINHLYANILRNNRGDPGSGSLRQQLQEARWLIKNIQQRFETILRVAQAIVERQKSFFVHGEIAMRPLVLREIADTLGLHESTVSRVTTGKYMLTPFGTLEFKYFFGSHVSTDTGGAASSTAIRALIKQLIGAENPKSPLSDSRIAELLAEQGFVVARRTVAKYREALKIPAVNLRKSL; encoded by the coding sequence ATGAAAGCCAGCCTCCAACTCCGCCTATCGCAGCATCTTGCGCTGACGCCGCAACTGCAACAGTCCATCCGGCTGCTGCAGTTGTCGACGCTCGAATTGCAGCAGGAAGTCGCCATGGCGATCTCGCAGAATCCACTCCTCGAAAACGAAGACGAGTGGATTGCGAGCCCGTTGCGGGTTGCGGCCGACGGCTCCGTGATCGCCCAGACACCGGGCTCCTCGGCGCCGGCCGACCCGATGGCCGGAAACGGTTCGGCATCGTCCGAGGGCAGCGGCGAGCGAGCCGAAAGCGGCGAACCGCAGGGTGTCGATGAATACAACGGCCTTTCGGGCGACGGCGGCGGCGACACGTCACAGTGGAACCTCGACGACTACGGCCGCTCCGGCAACGCGTCCGACGACGACGACCTGCCCCCGTTGCAAATCCACGAATCGAGCACATCGCTGCGCGACCATCTGATGGCGCAACTACGTGTCACCCAGGCGAGCCAGCGCGACCGCGCGCTCATCACGTTCCTGATCGAATCGCTCGACGACGACGGCTATCTCGCCGCCACGCTCGAAGAAGTGCTGGCCGACCTGCCCGAAGAACTCGAGGTCGATGTCGACGAACTGAACGCCGCGCTTGCGCTGCTGCATAGCTTCGACCCGCCCGGCGTCGGCGCGCGGTCCGCGTCCGAATGTCTGAAGCTGCAGTTGCTGCGGCTCGAGCCATCGCCCACGCGCACGCTTGCGCTAGACATTGTCGGCCATTACCTGGAGTTGCTCGCCGCGCGCGATTTCACGCGGCTGCGCAAGCACCTGAAGGCCAGCGACGACGATCTGCGCGACGCGCATGTTCTGATCCGCTCGCTTGAACCATTTCCGGGCGCCGCCTACGGCAAGGCCGAAGCGGACTACGTTGTGCCTGACATCATGGTGCGCAAAACGGCACAGGGCTGGCAGGCGGAGCTGAATCCCGAGGTGGTGCCCAAGCTGCGGATTAACCATCTGTACGCGAATATTCTGCGCAATAACCGCGGCGATCCGGGCAGCGGTTCGTTGCGCCAGCAACTGCAGGAAGCACGCTGGCTGATCAAAAATATCCAGCAGCGTTTCGAGACGATCCTGCGAGTGGCGCAGGCAATTGTCGAGCGTCAGAAGAGCTTTTTTGTGCACGGCGAAATCGCCATGCGCCCCTTGGTTTTGCGGGAAATAGCTGATACGCTGGGCCTACACGAGTCGACTGTCTCGCGTGTGACGACCGGTAAATACATGCTTACCCCTTTCGGGACGCTGGAATTCAAGTACTTTTTCGGCTCGCACGTTTCGACGGACACCGGCGGCGCGGCCTCCTCCACGGCCATTCGCGCGCTGATCAAACAACTGATAGGAGCGGAAAACCCGAAATCGCCACTTTCAGACAGTCGCATAGCCGAACTGCTGGCGGAACAGGGCTTCGTGGTCGCACGTCGTACCGTTGCGAAATACCGTGAGGCGCTCAAAATCCCGGCAGTCAACCTGCGCAAGTCTCTGTAG
- the hpf gene encoding ribosome hibernation-promoting factor, HPF/YfiA family, with protein MNLKISGHHLEVTPALREYVITKLDRVLRHFDQVIDGSVVLSVDNHKEKEKRQKVEINLHLKGKDIFVESCDSDLYAAIDLMIDKLDRQVIRHKDRLQGHQHEAIKYQPAPQLDVPPQ; from the coding sequence ATGAATCTCAAGATCAGTGGACACCACCTCGAAGTAACGCCTGCGTTGCGCGAATACGTGATCACCAAACTGGACAGGGTGCTAAGACATTTCGATCAGGTCATCGACGGCAGTGTGGTCCTCTCGGTCGACAACCATAAGGAAAAGGAGAAGCGTCAAAAGGTGGAAATCAACCTCCACCTGAAGGGCAAGGATATTTTCGTCGAGAGTTGTGACAGTGATTTGTACGCTGCGATCGATCTGATGATCGACAAGCTCGACAGACAGGTGATACGCCACAAGGATCGTCTGCAAGGCCATCAGCACGAAGCGATCAAGTATCAGCCGGCGCCGCAACTGGACGTGCCGCCGCAATAG
- a CDS encoding PTS sugar transporter subunit IIA, protein MERHSTAPVGRTQATFSPVNMNRLAKFLPLENVVIGLSVTSKKRVFEQAGLIFENQNGIARSTVTDNLFARERLGSTGLGEGVAIPHGRIKGLKQPLAAFVRLAEPIPFEAPDGQPVSLLIFLLVPEQATQQHLEILSEIAQLLSDRDARERLHTEEDRESLHRLLTQWQP, encoded by the coding sequence ATGGAACGTCACTCAACCGCCCCGGTGGGGAGAACTCAGGCCACGTTTTCGCCTGTCAACATGAATCGTTTAGCCAAATTTCTTCCCCTCGAGAACGTCGTCATCGGACTATCGGTCACCAGCAAGAAACGCGTGTTCGAGCAAGCGGGCCTGATCTTCGAGAACCAGAACGGCATCGCCCGCAGTACCGTCACAGACAATCTTTTTGCGCGAGAACGACTCGGCTCGACCGGGCTCGGCGAAGGCGTCGCGATTCCGCATGGGCGGATCAAGGGCCTCAAGCAACCGCTCGCCGCATTCGTCAGACTCGCGGAACCCATCCCCTTCGAAGCGCCGGACGGCCAGCCGGTCTCGCTGCTGATCTTCCTGCTCGTCCCCGAGCAAGCCACTCAACAGCACCTCGAAATTCTTTCCGAGATCGCGCAATTGCTGTCCGATCGCGACGCCCGCGAGCGGCTGCACACTGAAGAAGACCGCGAATCGTTGCATCGCCTGCTTACTCAGTGGCAACCTTGA
- the hprK gene encoding HPr(Ser) kinase/phosphatase — MDTSSINAQSIFDDNAAMLKLSWLTGHEGWERGFSSESVANATSSADLVGHLNLIHPNRIQVLGDAEIDYYKRQTDEDRSRHMAELIALEPPFLVVAGGVAAPPELVLRCTRSSTPLFTTPTSAAAVIDSLRLYMSRILAPRATLHGVFLDILGMGVLLTGDSGLGKSELGLELISRGHGLVADDAVDFVRLGPDFVEGRCPPLLQNLLEVRGLGLLDIKTIFGETAVRRKMKLKLIVQLVRRPDGEFQRLPLESQTVDVLGLPISKVTIQVAAGRNLAVLVEAAVRNTILQLRGIDTLRDFMDRQRLAMQDPDSQFPGKLI; from the coding sequence ATGGATACGTCCAGCATCAACGCCCAGAGCATTTTCGACGACAACGCCGCCATGCTGAAGCTCAGCTGGCTCACGGGGCATGAAGGCTGGGAGCGCGGCTTCTCTTCGGAATCGGTCGCCAATGCCACGTCGAGCGCCGACCTCGTCGGCCACCTGAACCTGATCCACCCGAACCGGATCCAGGTGCTCGGCGATGCGGAAATCGACTACTACAAACGTCAGACCGATGAAGACCGCTCGCGCCACATGGCCGAGCTGATCGCGCTGGAGCCACCGTTTCTCGTCGTCGCGGGCGGCGTCGCGGCACCGCCGGAGCTCGTGCTGCGCTGCACGCGCTCGTCGACGCCGTTGTTCACGACGCCGACATCGGCGGCGGCGGTGATCGATAGTCTGCGTCTTTACATGTCGCGCATTCTCGCGCCGCGCGCGACGCTGCACGGCGTTTTTCTTGACATCCTCGGCATGGGTGTGCTGCTGACCGGCGACTCGGGTCTCGGCAAGAGCGAGCTCGGCCTCGAACTGATCAGCCGCGGTCACGGTCTCGTCGCCGACGACGCGGTCGACTTCGTGCGCCTCGGCCCCGACTTCGTCGAAGGACGCTGCCCGCCGCTGCTGCAGAACCTGCTGGAAGTGCGCGGCCTCGGTCTGCTCGACATCAAGACGATCTTCGGCGAAACGGCGGTGCGCCGCAAAATGAAACTGAAGCTGATCGTGCAACTGGTGCGCCGCCCCGATGGCGAATTCCAGCGACTGCCGCTGGAAAGCCAGACCGTCGACGTGCTCGGCCTGCCGATCAGCAAGGTGACGATCCAGGTGGCCGCGGGCCGCAACCTCGCGGTGCTGGTCGAAGCGGCCGTGCGCAATACCATCCTGCAGTTGCGCGGTATCGACACGCTGCGCGATTTCATGGATCGGCAACGTCTCGCCATGCAGGATCCCGATAGCCAGTTTCCCGGCAAGCTGATCTGA
- the rapZ gene encoding RNase adapter RapZ: MRIILITGISGSGKSVALNALEDAGYYCVDNLPPRFLQQLATYLAADGQDRLAVAIDARSGSSLDEMPAMIRDLKRSHDVRVLFLSASTQSLIQRFSETRRRHPLSGSPAHDADVGLLTSLAEAIERERELVAGLAEFGHQIDTSNLRANVLRAWVKRFIEQEDAGLVLMFESFGFKRGVPLDADFVFDVRTLPNPYYDHELRPLTGLDKPVMDFLDAQPVVHEMIDDIEKYLSKWLPHFRDDNRSYLTVAIGCTGGQHRSVFIAETLAARLATSANVIVRHRDAPVDVGESSKLVA, translated from the coding sequence ATGCGCATAATCCTGATCACCGGTATCTCCGGCTCCGGCAAATCGGTTGCCCTGAACGCGCTCGAAGACGCGGGTTATTACTGCGTCGACAATCTGCCGCCGCGTTTTCTGCAGCAACTCGCCACCTACCTCGCCGCTGACGGCCAGGACCGTCTCGCGGTCGCGATCGACGCGCGCTCCGGTTCGTCGCTCGACGAAATGCCCGCGATGATCCGCGACCTCAAGCGCTCGCACGACGTGCGCGTGCTGTTCCTGAGCGCGAGCACGCAGTCGCTGATTCAACGCTTTTCCGAAACGCGCCGCCGCCATCCGTTGTCTGGCTCGCCCGCGCACGACGCGGACGTTGGCCTGCTCACGTCGCTCGCCGAAGCGATCGAACGCGAGCGCGAACTGGTCGCGGGACTTGCCGAATTCGGCCATCAGATCGACACGAGCAATCTGCGCGCGAACGTGCTGCGTGCATGGGTCAAACGCTTCATCGAGCAAGAGGACGCGGGGCTCGTGCTGATGTTCGAGTCGTTCGGTTTCAAGCGCGGCGTACCGCTCGACGCGGATTTCGTATTCGACGTACGCACGCTGCCGAACCCATACTACGATCATGAATTGAGGCCGCTCACCGGGCTCGATAAACCGGTGATGGATTTTCTCGATGCGCAGCCGGTCGTCCACGAGATGATCGACGACATCGAGAAGTACCTGTCCAAGTGGCTGCCGCATTTCCGCGACGACAATCGCAGTTATCTGACCGTCGCAATCGGTTGCACGGGCGGCCAGCACCGCTCGGTATTCATCGCGGAGACGCTTGCCGCGCGTCTCGCAACATCGGCGAATGTGATTGTGCGGCACCGCGATGCGCCGGTCGACGTCGGCGAATCATCGAAGCTGGTGGCTTAA
- a CDS encoding LON peptidase substrate-binding domain-containing protein codes for MSSTPTVYADLPLFPLHTVLFPDGLLPLKIFEARYLDMARDCLREKTPFGVCMLKSGAEVAREEEPSVPETIGCLAEIDECDVEAFGMLLIRARGTKRFRLLSHRVEASGLLVGMAEPLADDLPLEGNELLAKFGACAEVLERIIATIRERDPDSLPFAEPFRLDDPSWVSNRLAEVLPIALRARQKLMELTDAGARIDVVHHYMQQHQLL; via the coding sequence ATGTCCTCTACGCCTACTGTGTACGCCGATTTGCCGCTGTTTCCGCTGCATACGGTGCTATTTCCCGATGGCTTGCTGCCGCTAAAAATCTTCGAAGCGCGCTACCTCGACATGGCGCGTGACTGCCTGCGCGAAAAAACACCGTTCGGCGTGTGCATGCTGAAAAGCGGCGCCGAAGTCGCGCGTGAGGAAGAACCTTCGGTGCCCGAAACGATCGGCTGTCTCGCCGAAATCGACGAGTGCGACGTCGAGGCATTCGGCATGTTGCTGATTCGCGCACGCGGCACGAAGCGCTTTCGTCTGTTGTCGCATCGCGTCGAAGCGAGCGGTCTGCTGGTCGGCATGGCCGAGCCGCTCGCCGACGACTTGCCGCTCGAAGGCAACGAGCTCTTGGCCAAATTCGGCGCGTGCGCGGAAGTGCTCGAACGGATCATCGCGACGATCCGCGAACGCGATCCGGACAGCCTGCCGTTCGCGGAGCCTTTCCGGCTCGACGATCCGTCGTGGGTGTCCAACCGTCTCGCCGAGGTGCTGCCAATCGCGTTGCGCGCGCGGCAAAAGCTGATGGAACTGACCGATGCCGGCGCGCGCATCGACGTCGTGCATCACTACATGCAGCAGCATCAGTTGCTGTGA
- the mutY gene encoding A/G-specific adenine glycosylase, with amino-acid sequence MPSRLTPTIATRSSASDTTPAFTPIPDFSARLIAWQRQHGRHDLPWQNTRDPYRIWLSEIMLQQTQVSTVIPYYAKFLARFPDVAALAAAPSDDVMASWAGLGYYTRARNLHRCAQVVVEQHGGAFPASVDELAELPGIGRSTAAAIASFAFGARATILDGNVKRVLARVFGVEGFPGEKKVENAMWTLAESLLPSNASNAELSGYTQGLMDLGATLCVRGKPDCTRCPFAPDCVANVTGRQRELPTARPKKAVPTRRTWMLVLRDGNAVMLERRPPSGIWGGLWSLPEAADEAKLAERARAFGSNGEVSALASFSHVFTHFKLDIEPRLAELDRGVGALAALNDADTAWVALSDLDSFGVPAPVRKLLASLHGSLI; translated from the coding sequence ATGCCTTCCCGCCTGACTCCAACGATCGCCACGCGCTCCAGCGCGTCCGACACCACGCCCGCATTCACGCCGATACCCGATTTTTCCGCGCGCCTGATCGCATGGCAGCGCCAGCATGGCCGCCACGATCTGCCGTGGCAGAACACGCGGGACCCGTATCGAATCTGGCTGTCCGAAATCATGCTGCAGCAGACCCAGGTCTCGACGGTGATTCCGTACTACGCGAAATTCCTCGCGCGTTTCCCGGATGTCGCCGCGCTCGCCGCGGCGCCGTCCGATGACGTGATGGCATCGTGGGCCGGCCTCGGCTACTACACGCGCGCGCGCAATCTGCATCGCTGCGCGCAGGTCGTCGTCGAGCAGCATGGCGGCGCGTTTCCCGCGTCGGTTGATGAACTCGCCGAGTTGCCCGGCATTGGCCGCTCGACGGCCGCGGCGATCGCGTCGTTTGCGTTCGGTGCGCGCGCGACGATTCTCGATGGCAACGTGAAGCGTGTGCTCGCGCGCGTGTTCGGCGTCGAAGGTTTTCCGGGCGAGAAGAAAGTCGAGAACGCGATGTGGACGCTCGCGGAATCACTATTGCCGTCGAATGCGTCGAACGCGGAGCTCAGCGGCTACACGCAGGGCTTGATGGATCTCGGCGCGACCTTGTGCGTGCGCGGCAAACCCGACTGCACGCGCTGTCCGTTCGCGCCGGACTGCGTCGCCAACGTCACCGGACGTCAGCGCGAATTGCCGACCGCGCGCCCGAAGAAAGCGGTGCCCACGCGCCGCACGTGGATGCTGGTGCTGCGCGACGGCAACGCGGTGATGCTCGAGCGGCGTCCGCCGTCGGGCATCTGGGGCGGTCTGTGGAGTCTGCCCGAAGCCGCCGACGAAGCGAAGCTCGCCGAACGCGCGCGAGCGTTCGGCAGCAACGGTGAAGTGTCGGCGCTTGCGTCGTTCTCCCATGTGTTCACGCATTTCAAGCTCGACATCGAACCGCGGCTTGCCGAACTCGATCGCGGTGTCGGTGCTCTGGCCGCGCTCAACGATGCGGACACCGCCTGGGTTGCGCTCAGCGATCTGGATTCGTTCGGCGTGCCGGCGCCGGTGCGCAAGCTGCTCGCCAGCCTGCATGGTTCGTTGATCTAG
- the mutM gene encoding bifunctional DNA-formamidopyrimidine glycosylase/DNA-(apurinic or apyrimidinic site) lyase, with protein sequence MPELPEVEVTRRGIEPYVSGRKVERVDVRTAALRWPIPADLAKTLRGHVVRKVERRGKYLLFEIDAGWFIVHLGMTGTLRVLRHVPHPPAAAKHDHVDWIFDDFILRYRDPRRFGAVLWHPREEGDILEHPLLASLGVEPFSPAFSGALMHRLTRGRKVSVKQALLAGDIVVGVGNIYASESLFRAGIRPTTAAGRVSLVRYELLADAVRVTLAAAIDKGGSTLRDFVGSNGESGYFQLDYFVYDRAGLPCRVCATPIKQIVQGQRSTYFCPTCQR encoded by the coding sequence ATGCCAGAGTTGCCAGAAGTCGAGGTTACCCGACGAGGGATCGAACCGTATGTGTCCGGGCGCAAGGTTGAGCGCGTCGACGTGCGGACGGCCGCGCTGCGCTGGCCGATTCCGGCCGACCTTGCGAAAACCTTGCGTGGCCATGTGGTGCGCAAAGTCGAGCGACGCGGCAAGTATCTGCTGTTCGAAATCGACGCAGGGTGGTTCATCGTGCACCTCGGCATGACGGGCACGTTGCGCGTTTTGCGTCATGTGCCGCATCCGCCTGCCGCGGCGAAGCACGATCATGTCGACTGGATCTTCGACGACTTCATCCTGCGCTATCGTGATCCGCGCCGCTTCGGCGCGGTGCTGTGGCATCCGCGCGAGGAAGGCGACATCCTCGAGCATCCGCTGCTCGCGAGCCTTGGCGTCGAGCCTTTCTCGCCGGCGTTTTCGGGCGCGCTGATGCATCGGTTGACGCGCGGGCGCAAGGTGTCGGTGAAGCAGGCTTTGCTGGCAGGCGACATCGTGGTCGGCGTGGGCAACATCTACGCGTCGGAAAGTCTCTTTCGCGCGGGCATCCGGCCGACCACCGCGGCCGGCCGCGTGTCGCTCGTGCGTTATGAACTGCTGGCCGATGCCGTGCGCGTGACGCTCGCCGCCGCGATCGACAAGGGCGGCAGCACGCTGCGCGATTTCGTCGGCAGCAACGGCGAAAGCGGCTATTTCCAGCTCGACTACTTCGTCTATGATCGCGCGGGCCTGCCATGCCGTGTGTGTGCAACGCCAATCAAACAGATCGTGCAGGGACAACGCTCCACGTACTTCTGTCCCACTTGCCAGCGCTAG